The nucleotide window CGTGGCTCGATTCTACGGAGATGTATTTGGCTGGAGTACGGCTGAATGGGGTGGTGGTCAGCAGGGCTACTGGCTCGTGACCACGGGTCCATCCGAAACACCTGGGATCAACGGCGGGATGATGAAACGACATTTCCCGCAGGGTGTAATTAATACAATCGAGGTCGCTGATGTCGAGGCGACGATCTCTGCGGTCGAGGATTCCGGTGGGGAGAAGGTTCATGGTCCTGAAGCGATTCCAGGCGTCGGGTTGCACG belongs to Rhodothermales bacterium and includes:
- a CDS encoding VOC family protein; the encoded protein is MNRPIHFDILADDPVRVARFYGDVFGWSTAEWGGGQQGYWLVTTGPSETPGINGGMMKRHFPQGVINTIEVADVEATISAVEDSGGEKVHGPEAIPGVGLH